A genomic window from Sporanaerobacter acetigenes DSM 13106 includes:
- a CDS encoding AAA family ATPase — protein MRRKIFEKWLKENTNLADGTINSYGSAITTVSNFGLGEKIISEDIYGVKDIAVLNEIINLLESSELYIEKNLVSKRRWSSALEQYKQFTMAVGQMANSNDLDIKDTLNNTYLKLEFEQWLGEQIQSNGSPYSPHTQKGYIYALEKACSEIENLNLENDDLFTVGSVDEFKKIDERVRTNKDFKRVNEKFGNGQLSAGMIKYGEFLAERETKENSQVEVNNMLENQYEWTRFYEETAKALLEYKDNRLELMDGISKIFNKIDMKNPLMKKLADGKEEVLTDVCPFTVFGLFNKGITNKNRILIMEELADLLGVQESVPTSFDGIPVLNNMKSWFFGGEDHRKETDIDNLWMLFECAINLADDYTAENKHSFIEIYDKVINQHGIQWNITFGLYWIRPWDYLTLDNNTRTALTEKLKIKIPRNSAKKMCTGTDYLGLVEMMKEKFDDEDYPVHSFPELSYKAWSGEIETRIGATVSPFDIPTQVEYESYTKSDFLSDVFISEEKYETIKSLLKRKKNLILQGAPGVGKTYVAKRLAYSIMGKKDESKIKMLQFHQSYAYEDFIMGYRPNETGFELKEGPFHQFCKIASENLDEDYFFIIDEINRGNMSKIFGELMMLIESDKRGEEIILTYSDELFYVPENLYIIGMMNTADRSLAIIDYALRRRFCFVELEPAFETEAFKKHLLLQGASEDLINKIKMRIGSLNLEIEKDVNLGKGFRIGHSYFCNYVDTDKWYEEVIKYEIQPLIKEYWFDEEEKAKNYVEDLLR, from the coding sequence TTGAGAAGGAAAATATTTGAAAAATGGTTAAAAGAAAATACTAATTTAGCAGATGGTACTATAAATTCATATGGCTCAGCTATAACCACTGTCAGTAATTTTGGGCTAGGAGAAAAAATCATATCAGAAGATATATATGGGGTTAAAGATATTGCAGTATTGAATGAGATAATTAATTTACTTGAATCCTCCGAATTATATATAGAAAAAAATTTAGTGTCAAAAAGAAGGTGGAGTTCTGCTTTAGAACAATATAAACAGTTTACCATGGCTGTTGGGCAAATGGCTAATAGCAATGATTTAGATATAAAAGATACTTTAAATAATACTTATTTAAAACTTGAATTTGAACAGTGGTTGGGCGAACAAATTCAAAGTAATGGAAGTCCGTATTCTCCTCATACACAAAAAGGATACATCTATGCTCTTGAAAAAGCATGTAGTGAAATTGAAAATCTTAATTTAGAAAATGATGACTTATTTACCGTTGGTTCGGTTGATGAATTTAAGAAAATTGATGAGAGGGTAAGAACCAACAAAGATTTTAAACGAGTAAACGAGAAATTTGGTAATGGTCAATTATCTGCAGGGATGATAAAATATGGTGAATTTTTAGCAGAAAGAGAAACAAAGGAAAATTCTCAAGTAGAAGTTAATAATATGCTAGAAAATCAGTATGAATGGACAAGATTTTATGAGGAAACCGCTAAAGCTCTGTTAGAATACAAGGATAATCGATTGGAATTGATGGATGGGATTAGTAAAATATTTAATAAAATTGATATGAAAAATCCTTTAATGAAAAAATTAGCTGATGGTAAGGAAGAAGTTTTGACTGATGTTTGCCCATTTACAGTTTTTGGACTATTCAATAAAGGGATTACAAATAAAAATAGAATATTGATAATGGAAGAACTTGCGGATTTACTTGGTGTCCAAGAGAGTGTACCTACCTCATTTGATGGTATTCCTGTGCTAAATAATATGAAGTCATGGTTCTTTGGTGGTGAGGATCATAGAAAAGAAACTGATATAGATAATTTATGGATGTTGTTCGAGTGCGCAATTAACTTAGCTGATGATTATACAGCAGAAAACAAACATTCATTTATAGAGATATATGATAAAGTAATCAATCAGCATGGTATTCAATGGAATATTACATTTGGGTTATATTGGATTAGGCCATGGGATTATTTAACTTTAGATAATAATACAAGAACTGCTTTGACAGAGAAACTAAAAATAAAAATACCACGTAATTCCGCAAAAAAAATGTGTACAGGAACAGACTATCTCGGTTTGGTAGAGATGATGAAAGAAAAATTTGATGATGAAGATTACCCTGTTCATTCTTTTCCAGAGTTATCCTATAAAGCCTGGAGCGGAGAAATCGAAACTAGGATAGGAGCAACAGTTTCACCCTTTGATATTCCAACTCAAGTAGAATACGAATCTTATACTAAGTCAGATTTCTTATCAGATGTTTTTATTAGCGAAGAAAAATATGAGACCATAAAATCATTGTTAAAAAGAAAAAAGAATCTTATACTACAAGGTGCACCAGGAGTAGGCAAGACATATGTAGCTAAAAGATTAGCTTATTCTATAATGGGGAAAAAAGATGAATCCAAAATAAAAATGCTTCAATTTCATCAGAGCTATGCATATGAGGATTTTATTATGGGCTATAGACCTAATGAAACTGGTTTTGAATTAAAGGAAGGACCCTTCCATCAATTCTGCAAAATAGCATCAGAAAATCTAGATGAGGATTACTTTTTTATTATAGATGAAATTAATAGAGGAAATATGAGCAAAATATTTGGAGAATTAATGATGCTAATAGAAAGTGATAAACGTGGAGAAGAGATAATACTTACTTATTCAGATGAGCTCTTTTATGTGCCAGAAAACTTATATATTATTGGTATGATGAATACTGCTGATAGAAGCTTAGCAATAATAGATTATGCTTTAAGAAGAAGGTTCTGTTTTGTTGAATTGGAACCCGCATTTGAAACAGAAGCATTTAAAAAACACCTTCTATTACAAGGGGCTAGTGAAGATTTAATAAATAAAATAAAGATGAGAATAGGAAGCCTTAATTTAGAGATTGAAAAAGATGTTAATTTAGGTAAAGGTTTTAGAATCGGGCACAGCTATTTTTGTAACTATGTAGATACGGATAAATGGTATGAAGAGGTAATCAAATATGAGATTCAGCCACTTATTAAGGAATATTGGTTTGATGAAGAGGAAAAAGCAAAGAACTATGTTGAAGATTTATTAAGGTGA
- a CDS encoding 5-methylcytosine restriction system specificity protein McrC: MNASPKIPIKNIYYMLCYAWNVLEQSDNIFLGSEKFDNIYNLFARIYINGTSSLIKRGFNRYYIQENEATSTLKGKINISDSIKEQTFYNASMICQFDDFSKNIKLNQIIKTTINILVKSPQLDDDLRNKLLKIRLHFSDIQDIRLSKELFSSLRYNRNNYHYRMLINISELIYCGLITNEDDNEFTFSDFIRDNQMAKLYEKFVLNFYKIHLDENLYKVHSPKLKWNLDEEISEEELSLLPEMRTDIVIEDKVKNTQLIIDTKYYAQTLVSSNWTDIEKVRTAHLFQILAYVNNSNFTGDIKGMLLYPTIEKEINANFPILGKRIGIRTLNLNTEWKDILDRLLSLVI; encoded by the coding sequence ATGAATGCTAGTCCTAAAATTCCAATAAAAAATATATATTATATGCTTTGTTATGCATGGAATGTACTTGAGCAGTCAGATAATATTTTTTTGGGTAGTGAAAAGTTTGATAATATATATAATCTATTTGCAAGGATCTACATTAATGGGACAAGTAGTTTAATCAAGAGAGGATTCAATAGATACTATATTCAGGAAAATGAAGCAACATCAACTCTTAAAGGGAAGATAAATATATCAGATTCGATAAAGGAACAGACTTTCTACAATGCAAGTATGATTTGTCAGTTTGATGATTTTTCAAAGAATATTAAATTAAACCAGATTATAAAAACTACGATTAATATATTAGTAAAATCACCTCAGCTAGATGATGATTTAAGAAACAAACTATTAAAAATAAGATTACATTTTTCAGATATTCAGGATATTAGGCTTTCTAAGGAATTATTTTCTTCTCTTAGGTATAATAGAAATAATTATCACTATAGAATGCTAATAAATATTAGTGAATTAATCTATTGCGGTTTAATTACCAACGAGGATGATAATGAATTTACATTTTCAGATTTTATAAGGGATAATCAAATGGCAAAGCTTTATGAAAAATTTGTATTAAATTTTTATAAAATTCATCTAGATGAAAATTTATATAAAGTGCATTCTCCTAAACTGAAATGGAATTTAGATGAGGAAATTAGTGAAGAAGAACTATCCCTACTTCCAGAAATGAGAACTGATATAGTAATTGAAGACAAGGTTAAAAATACCCAATTAATAATCGATACTAAATACTATGCACAGACATTGGTTTCAAGTAACTGGACAGATATTGAAAAGGTTCGTACTGCCCATTTGTTTCAAATCTTAGCATATGTAAACAATAGCAATTTTACAGGTGATATAAAAGGAATGTTATTATATCCAACTATAGAAAAAGAGATTAATGCAAACTTTCCAATACTCGGGAAAAGAATAGGAATAAGAACTTTGAATCTTAATACAGAATGGAAAGATATATTGGATAGATTGTTATCGTTGGTAATATAA
- a CDS encoding IS3 family transposase gives MRFIAIKTNDGMIKGKISFYCRMLKVSRQGFHNYLANKDKPWKYEAVAEEMIKINSEDEYNDTYGRIRMHQALLLKNPENVHIPSERTVYRVMEEIGLSHKPKRKPNGITKADREARKSDDLLKRDFRASEPLKKTVTDISEIKAKDGKLYVSAIFDCYDLAVLGLSMDTNMKATLCVNTLDNAFKAYPKLRGAIVHSDRGTQYTSNEYRNVINKYGIQQSMNSDGGRCHDNARCESMWARMKEELLYDRYNTKEMTVEELKILIWRYFISYWNNRRICSANGGLPPMVKRQRYYESLNQAA, from the coding sequence ATGAGATTTATAGCTATTAAGACTAATGACGGCATGATTAAGGGTAAAATATCATTTTATTGTAGGATGCTTAAAGTTAGCCGTCAAGGCTTTCATAATTATCTGGCAAATAAAGATAAACCTTGGAAGTATGAGGCTGTCGCTGAAGAAATGATAAAAATCAATTCTGAAGATGAGTACAATGATACCTATGGAAGAATCCGTATGCATCAAGCCTTACTTCTAAAAAATCCTGAAAATGTCCATATCCCTAGTGAACGTACTGTTTATAGAGTTATGGAGGAAATTGGTCTTAGTCATAAACCTAAACGTAAACCTAATGGTATAACCAAAGCTGACCGCGAAGCCAGAAAATCTGATGATCTTCTTAAGCGTGATTTCAGAGCATCTGAGCCTCTTAAAAAGACTGTAACAGACATATCAGAAATTAAAGCAAAAGATGGTAAACTTTATGTATCTGCAATTTTTGACTGCTATGATTTAGCAGTTCTTGGGCTTTCAATGGATACAAATATGAAAGCCACCTTGTGTGTAAATACTCTTGATAATGCTTTTAAAGCTTATCCTAAACTTAGGGGTGCCATTGTTCACTCTGATAGAGGTACACAGTACACCAGTAATGAATATCGCAATGTAATAAATAAATATGGCATACAGCAAAGTATGAACAGTGATGGTGGCAGATGCCATGACAATGCAAGGTGTGAAAGTATGTGGGCCAGAATGAAAGAAGAGCTGCTTTATGATCGTTACAACACTAAAGAAATGACTGTTGAAGAACTTAAGATTCTTATATGGCGTTATTTCATCAGTTATTGGAACAACAGGAGGATTTGCTCTGCCAATGGTGGGCTACCTCCTATGGTTAAAAGACAGAGATACTATGAATCTCTAAACCAAGCTGCCTAA
- a CDS encoding transposase, with translation MAQKRYDQDYKVQAVKLAKEIGINKAAKEIGIAPSTVSGWVKASKEGVLDLGAGSHTPDSALSLTEELMTLKKQVKEQSKEIKRLKEENEFLEEASAFFAASRRKSVKTHE, from the coding sequence TATAAAGTCCAGGCAGTTAAGTTAGCCAAGGAAATTGGTATTAATAAAGCTGCAAAAGAAATAGGAATTGCTCCAAGCACAGTAAGCGGATGGGTAAAAGCCTCTAAAGAAGGCGTACTTGATTTAGGTGCTGGTTCACACACTCCTGATAGTGCTCTTTCCCTTACAGAAGAACTTATGACCCTAAAAAAGCAAGTTAAAGAGCAGAGTAAGGAAATCAAACGTTTGAAGGAAGAGAATGAATTTCTAGAGGAAGCAAGCGCTTTTTTCGCCGCCAGCCGTCGGAAGTCAGTAAAAACTCACGAATGA